From a single Lentisphaera profundi genomic region:
- a CDS encoding serine/threonine-protein kinase has product MEYKFYCHVCGLKLSVNEHLRGAEITCPKCTCDFFAPSPDYASGSRIGDFKIDALIGTGSTAEVYSAKHELMNRTSAIKIIRHDKLDHEEHLRFRREIELLSSYRHPHFIHVFYAGEFNDDYYLAMDMVNGKTCKNLIQIGGPLELTEALTYTLQIAEAMQYAWSQNLLIHRDIKPSNILIDQSTKHAYLTDLGIARCLEEPSDITQKDMILGSPHFMSPEQAAGKELDHRCDIYGLGATLYNCLSGVAPYEDYKAMEVLVQKLETDAIPIGQIQPGLPSVVRKAVHKLMAFNIDDRPQTWSEVIKLLRVTLSSAENLNVRPSFNKNFTKTATMKINTFSAL; this is encoded by the coding sequence ATGGAATACAAATTTTACTGTCATGTATGCGGACTTAAGCTCTCTGTAAATGAACACCTTAGGGGGGCTGAAATAACCTGCCCTAAATGTACATGTGATTTTTTCGCACCCTCTCCCGATTACGCCAGTGGAAGTCGTATTGGCGATTTTAAAATAGATGCCCTCATTGGTACGGGCAGTACCGCTGAAGTTTATTCTGCGAAGCACGAACTTATGAACCGAACTAGTGCCATAAAAATAATACGTCATGATAAACTAGATCATGAAGAACACTTGCGTTTTCGAAGAGAAATAGAACTTTTATCTAGTTACCGTCATCCACACTTCATACACGTCTTTTATGCCGGAGAATTTAATGATGATTATTACCTTGCTATGGATATGGTTAATGGAAAAACCTGTAAAAATCTCATTCAAATTGGTGGTCCTCTAGAATTGACAGAAGCTTTAACCTACACTCTACAAATTGCCGAAGCCATGCAATATGCATGGTCGCAGAATTTGCTCATTCATCGAGATATAAAACCATCAAATATACTCATTGATCAAAGCACTAAACACGCCTACTTGACTGATCTGGGTATCGCTAGATGCCTAGAAGAGCCTAGTGACATCACTCAAAAAGATATGATTTTAGGATCTCCACACTTTATGAGCCCAGAACAAGCGGCTGGAAAAGAATTGGATCATAGATGTGATATCTATGGCCTAGGTGCTACGCTATATAACTGCTTGAGCGGTGTTGCTCCATACGAGGATTATAAAGCGATGGAAGTACTGGTACAAAAACTTGAAACTGACGCTATCCCCATCGGACAAATCCAGCCTGGCCTACCTTCTGTTGTCAGAAAAGCTGTTCATAAGCTTATGGCGTTTAATATTGATGACAGGCCTCAAACTTGGTCGGAGGTCATTAAACTTCTTCGAGTAACCTTGAGTAGTGCTGAAAACTTAAACGTTCGTCCAAGCTTTAATAAAAACTTCACAAAAACTGCCACCATGAAAATAAATACTTTTTCAGCACTTTAA
- a CDS encoding LacI family DNA-binding transcriptional regulator, whose translation MNKRVSLQDVAKAAGVSAMTVSRVINNHPRVLEKTAAKVQAVIKELGYSAVPSLRKRGRRSRAHTGIHTGQIALVLLGMDESFANNPVIGKTFHGIRSHLSANEISTVLVPVQDQRNLPDILDRRSIDGMIVTGEFPKESFKKHFEGMPLVYIYCLSNEQEINYDQVLPDNKKVAQLAAKNFLEAGIKHCAFFDPSPNHPEFHIRGLEFSKQIESAGGRVDMYLDKALSESPESAEQDVDRNKFNKMIDVF comes from the coding sequence ATGAATAAGAGGGTTAGCTTACAAGATGTAGCAAAGGCTGCAGGTGTATCCGCAATGACGGTTTCTAGAGTTATTAATAATCATCCAAGAGTACTAGAGAAAACAGCCGCAAAAGTTCAGGCAGTTATCAAAGAACTTGGTTATTCAGCGGTACCTTCCTTACGTAAAAGAGGGCGAAGAAGTCGAGCACATACAGGGATTCATACAGGCCAGATAGCTTTGGTGCTTTTAGGGATGGATGAAAGTTTCGCAAATAATCCAGTTATCGGAAAAACCTTTCACGGAATTAGAAGTCATCTATCAGCCAATGAGATTTCTACTGTATTAGTTCCTGTGCAAGATCAGAGAAATTTACCTGATATATTAGATAGAAGAAGTATTGATGGCATGATTGTAACGGGTGAATTTCCCAAAGAATCATTTAAAAAACACTTTGAAGGTATGCCATTAGTTTATATATATTGCTTGAGTAATGAGCAAGAGATTAATTATGACCAGGTTTTACCGGATAATAAAAAAGTTGCGCAACTCGCAGCAAAGAATTTTTTAGAGGCAGGAATTAAGCATTGTGCCTTTTTTGATCCTTCACCGAATCATCCCGAATTTCATATTCGTGGACTTGAGTTTTCGAAGCAAATTGAAAGTGCAGGCGGAAGGGTTGATATGTATTTGGATAAAGCCTTAAGCGAATCGCCAGAATCAGCTGAGCAGGATGTAGATCGCAATAAATTCAACAAAATGATAGATGTTTTTTGA
- a CDS encoding xylulokinase, protein MISLGLDLSTQSLSAVLIDSTAGKIIKEHTINFAENFPEFETENGFIRGNNQEFYSYPQLYLKAIDKMMFALKDYTPQIESISISGHQHASVYLNDKFTQILAEIKSTEPLSEVLIPCFSRPIVPIWMDNSTSEECKEMDRILKGSVSELSGSLYCERFTAAQIRKFYKKSPEAYQETQTIHLISSFCASIFAGKNLSIDSSDAAGMNLMNLANSQWDQNLLDACAPNLINKLPSIEPASTAAAKVSKYFVERYALSADCDICLSSGDNPNSLIGCGAAEPGTVVISMGTSDTFFGAIGYEMIDTKGVGHIFGNPAGGYMSLICFRNGSLSREAALLSTGLNWQEGEELIANNTPYPDSNYLPFIVDEMYPHCSAQLSKEQLSSFSPTKALVGLIESQILNLRLYAEKHAKSISTIRLTGGASNNTAITQMIADVFQAKVERIEISNSAALGAAMRAANASSKQDWKELNELFTGAESQLLPNTQNATIYDDKLIQYRELINQL, encoded by the coding sequence ATGATTTCTCTCGGCCTTGATTTAAGTACACAAAGCCTTTCTGCAGTACTCATCGATAGTACTGCAGGAAAGATCATTAAAGAGCATACGATTAATTTTGCTGAAAATTTTCCTGAATTTGAAACTGAAAATGGTTTCATCAGAGGAAATAATCAAGAATTTTATTCTTACCCTCAGCTCTATCTAAAAGCTATCGATAAAATGATGTTTGCCTTAAAGGATTATACACCTCAAATAGAATCAATTTCTATATCTGGTCACCAGCATGCATCGGTTTACCTTAATGATAAGTTTACGCAAATCTTGGCCGAGATCAAAAGTACTGAGCCACTAAGTGAAGTTTTAATCCCTTGCTTCAGTCGCCCTATTGTCCCCATCTGGATGGATAATTCAACCAGTGAAGAATGTAAAGAAATGGATCGAATTTTAAAGGGCTCTGTAAGTGAACTCTCGGGATCCCTTTACTGCGAACGCTTCACTGCTGCCCAAATTAGAAAATTTTATAAAAAATCTCCTGAAGCCTATCAAGAAACCCAAACGATACATCTCATTAGTTCTTTTTGCGCCTCTATCTTCGCTGGAAAAAACCTTTCTATCGATAGCTCTGATGCTGCTGGCATGAATTTAATGAACCTGGCTAATAGTCAATGGGATCAAAACCTACTCGATGCTTGTGCCCCGAATCTCATCAATAAACTCCCTTCTATAGAGCCTGCCTCTACTGCCGCGGCTAAGGTATCCAAATATTTCGTAGAAAGATATGCCCTTTCAGCCGATTGTGATATTTGCCTATCTTCTGGCGATAATCCCAATAGTTTAATTGGCTGCGGAGCTGCGGAGCCTGGAACTGTTGTTATCAGCATGGGAACTTCTGATACTTTCTTTGGCGCTATTGGTTATGAAATGATAGACACCAAGGGTGTAGGCCATATCTTCGGTAATCCCGCAGGTGGTTATATGAGTTTAATTTGTTTTAGAAATGGCTCTTTGAGTCGTGAGGCCGCACTGCTTTCCACAGGACTTAACTGGCAAGAAGGCGAAGAGCTTATTGCAAATAACACCCCTTATCCTGACAGTAATTATCTCCCCTTTATTGTAGATGAAATGTACCCCCACTGCTCGGCACAACTCAGCAAAGAACAACTCTCATCTTTTTCTCCTACCAAAGCATTAGTAGGTTTAATTGAGAGCCAAATACTGAATCTACGTCTTTATGCTGAAAAACATGCCAAGTCTATCTCTACAATTCGCTTAACTGGTGGAGCTTCGAACAACACCGCTATTACTCAAATGATTGCCGATGTTTTTCAAGCTAAGGTTGAACGTATTGAGATCAGTAATTCAGCCGCTTTAGGCGCTGCAATGCGTGCGGCTAATGCCTCCTCTAAACAAGACTGGAAAGAACTTAACGAACTCTTCACCGGTGCAGAAAGTCAACTGCTTCCAAATACGCAAAACGCCACGATTTATGATGACAAATTAATTCAGTATCGCGAACTAATAAATCAACTTTAG
- the xylA gene encoding xylose isomerase gives MKTYFPNTEKIQFEGESSRNPLAFRYYDENRIVAGKTMKEHLRYAVCYWHTFCGTGADPFGPGPQQLPWLNASNPMEQAHQKMDAAFEFFTKLGVPFYCFHDRDMAPEGNSVEESEANLWELVKRAKDKQAESGVKLLWGTANLFSHPRYMNGGATNSNFDVVCQGAAQVKAAIDATKFLGGENYVFWGGREGYDSLLNTNMKREKAHFAEFLRQCVNYAEETGFTGQFLIEPKPMEPTKHQYDVDSATVIGFLRENGLEKHFKINHEPNHGTLAGHDPAHDIQVAADAGMLGSIDANRGDAQNGWDTDQFPTNLNSAVDIMRIVLQQGGLAPGGLNFDAKTRRNSTDLEDIFYGHIGAMDNFARALVIADDVNNNSEIPKMLKQRYSSFDAGQGSAFEAGKLSLSDLRDLAATKGEPTQISGQQELYENIYNIHIG, from the coding sequence ATGAAAACTTACTTCCCAAACACTGAAAAAATCCAATTCGAAGGTGAATCTAGCCGTAATCCTTTAGCGTTCCGTTACTACGATGAAAACAGAATCGTAGCTGGAAAAACGATGAAAGAACATCTTCGTTACGCTGTTTGTTACTGGCATACTTTCTGTGGTACTGGTGCAGATCCCTTTGGCCCTGGCCCACAACAACTCCCTTGGTTAAATGCTTCTAACCCAATGGAACAAGCACACCAAAAAATGGATGCCGCATTCGAATTTTTTACTAAGCTTGGCGTACCTTTTTACTGTTTTCACGACCGTGATATGGCTCCAGAAGGAAATTCAGTAGAAGAATCTGAAGCCAACCTCTGGGAACTCGTTAAACGTGCAAAAGATAAACAAGCCGAATCTGGCGTAAAACTTCTTTGGGGTACAGCGAATCTCTTCTCTCACCCACGTTATATGAATGGCGGCGCTACAAACTCAAACTTTGACGTCGTTTGTCAGGGTGCAGCACAAGTTAAAGCGGCTATTGATGCAACGAAGTTCCTCGGTGGCGAAAACTATGTTTTCTGGGGTGGTCGTGAAGGTTATGACTCTCTACTCAACACGAATATGAAACGTGAAAAAGCTCATTTCGCAGAATTTCTTCGTCAGTGTGTTAACTATGCAGAAGAAACTGGTTTCACTGGACAATTTCTAATCGAACCTAAACCGATGGAGCCTACGAAACATCAATATGATGTTGACTCAGCTACTGTTATCGGCTTCTTACGTGAAAATGGATTAGAGAAGCACTTCAAAATCAATCATGAACCTAATCACGGTACACTTGCTGGTCACGATCCAGCACACGATATTCAAGTTGCTGCTGATGCAGGGATGCTTGGTTCTATCGACGCTAACCGTGGCGACGCACAAAATGGTTGGGATACCGATCAATTCCCTACAAACCTTAACTCCGCTGTAGATATCATGCGCATTGTTCTTCAGCAAGGCGGCCTTGCTCCTGGTGGTTTGAACTTCGATGCAAAAACGCGTCGTAACTCAACTGACTTAGAAGATATTTTTTACGGTCACATTGGTGCTATGGATAACTTTGCAAGAGCACTCGTGATTGCAGACGACGTAAACAACAACAGTGAAATCCCAAAAATGCTTAAACAGCGTTACTCATCTTTTGACGCTGGTCAAGGATCCGCATTTGAAGCTGGTAAACTAAGTCTTTCTGACCTACGTGACCTTGCGGCTACTAAGGGCGAGCCTACGCAGATTTCTGGTCAACAAGAGCTTTATGAAAACATCTATAACATCCACATTGGTTAA